The window ACTATTCATTAATGTGCAATATCAACACCAATGTCTATAACTGTGCAATATCAATATCAGTTTTGGTCATTTTACGCTTtacttatatataatatcttcACTGTTTGACTACTTATTTATTATACTTTCTTGTACTGCTGCAAATGTCGCTGCTGTGGGACTGATGAAGGGAGATCTTGTTTTACTTTACCTTATAAGATTGTTTTCCATTTAAACTCATTGTTTTAAATCAAATGGCGAGAAAGGATGTCATTCggtatttaaaaaagtgttggtTTATTTAATGAAAGGGTGAAgtgaagtttttttaaatgtactttatttgataaacattaataacatttcagtaaatacataagttagccaagaggcttcATCATAGATATGATTGCAGTGTGGTGCATAGCTGTGAGATAGAACAAATAACAGGAATTCTTTTTTGCCCTGCCATATCGAGGCTGCTACCCTTGTTATATTCAGGCTATGGCTACTACTTCCCTGATGCATATAATCTGTGTAAATACTGTTGTCACTTTAACTTTATGTTGTGGTTTTGTTCCGCCCCTGTAATCTGTGTTTACATTGCGGTGTGAACTGGAGGCGTTGTGTCTGGGTTGGAgtcaatttcaaaataaagatcACATGTCGGCCTTGGGTTTTGCTACAGAGAAACAGCGCCCTCCAGCGGACTCCGGCGGTATGGCAAAAATAACAGAACTTCAGGACCAAACCATTCACTTGATAACGAGGCGATGCGATTACTGGTTACTGAAAAGACGGCAAATAACCACTAAAGCTTAAACATACACGAATATATAAAATGGTGATTTTTAACAAACGCAAACGATTAGACTTGTTACGTTACAGGCTTGTTTGTAATATTTATGAGTGTTTTGTTTCCCGTGCATCGCAATAGAGTGGTACGGTCCAATAGTATTGAAGgcaaagctaaaaaaaaaacggTTTGTTTTCACTGAGAGGAAGAAGCGTTGCTGTAATTCGCTGCTGCAGCGCCgatttttagaagaaaaaaggtcGTAACATTTATGTTATAGCTGGTCGTGTTTCGGACTGCAGCTTCCTCTGCTCGCCATGGCTCTGTGCGGGGGTGTCGGAGCCATGGCTTTGCCCAGCGAGCTCATCGTCCACATATTCTCTTTTCTGTCCGACCGAGACAAGCTCCGGGCCTCGACCGTGTGCTCGCGATGGAGGGAGTGCCTCTTCTACCCGGCGCTGTGGACCGAGCTCAAACTGCGGATAGGCGGCGGCTCCAGCTCCGAGGAGACCCCGAAGCTGGAGTTCGTCATGCGCAAGTTCGGCTCCTTCGTGAGCGAGCTGCAACTGGAGCTCGCGCCGGTGGAGGGCTACCTGAGCCCTCTGAACAGCGACCCGTCGTCCACCAGGATGGACCAGCCCGACAGCGACCCGCAGCTCTCCGAGCGATGGAGGGACGCCATGGCCACCTACTTGGACCAggtgctgtgtgtgttctccggCATCCGCAACAACAGGTATTATGTTTGCCAAcctccacacaaaaaaacaacctcccgtgcgtttgtttttattaattttccGGAATTCGCCTgaaccccctccctcctccctcctcctttctcatcctctttctcctccatttTTGTTGTTTGGTCGTATTTAGTGCGTCGCAGCTAGCTAGGCAGCAGCTAGCTTACTTAGCAAGAAACACCCCGACATTAGGAGTTACGTCATGGGGTCTCGTCTTTGCAGGCTCGCTGAACATCCGACGTTATCTTAATATCTCTGAAAACGTCGTTCGTATATCAGTATCGTATGTACACATACTTAAAAATAACCACACAGACGGATGCTCCTTTAACAACGGGGAGTTAAACGCTCGTCTTTTGTTGCCAGGTCTGTTTTCTACGTTGTCATTGGGGGGTTTTCATCCCAGCAGATACAATGCGGCGGCTACAGGAGGCTTTGTTGGCCTTGACTTGCTGATatcagcactgacacacacacacgggcagatATTCGGTGTTCACATTTAGCTCTCGGTATGTGAGACGTGAGCATCTATTTGCTGCAGACATAAATTCAAGCCACTTGGCTCATAAAACGTGACTTTGAACGTTCAGCTTCCGGTGCAGAACTGCCTCCCTCTGTTATACCTTCTCCCACATTCTCTTTTATTCTCCACGGTGCTTTGTGGTGTTGAACATCGCACTGGACCCCCCCCAACTCAATAACGATAGCTGCAGGCCCTGTATCGTCTCCTTACCTCCAGATGGCAAGCaagcaataaataaaagagatgtTTAGCAGTATGTCATGATAACATGTGCCATACTCACCATTTAGTTTCCATTCGAACCAGTTGACCCCTGGTAAAAACACATGGCAGCTGTCCTATCTAACTTCAGCTCCCATGTTATCAGCCGACGTATGTCCAACTCCAAGGGTACTGGTGCACGTTCAAAAATAACGGATATATGACGCGTTGtttctttacattacattacatgtcatttagcagacacttttatccaaagcgacttacaataagtgcatttcaacctagagtacaaactaagaacaacaagaatacaggaagtaacatttcctcaacatagtcgaactacaaaagtaccataagtaagtgctatctaagtgccactgaagtgctaatctgtgttttaatccagatatagtcggaaaaggtgtgttttcagtctccgacggaagatgtagagactttctgctgtcctgatgtcagtggggagctcgttccaccactgaggagccaggacagcaaacagtctggatttcgagtgattagctcgaggtgtaggagtcacaagtcggttggctgttgccgagcggagcgaacgtgccggggtgtacggtgtgaccatatcccggatgtagacggggcccgatccgtctagagcacggtacgccaggaccagtgttttgaagcggatgcggtcAGCCACCGGTaagcagtggagagagcggaggagcggagtggtatgggtgaatttcgggaggctgaagaccagtcgagctgctgcattctggatgagctgcagaggtcggatggccttagcaggtagaccagccaggagggagttgcagtagtcgaggcgtgaaatgatcagagcctggatcagaacctgcgccgccttctgagtaagaagaggccgtattctcctgatgttgtgcagcatgtacctacaggaacgcgtcgtcgcagcgatgttggccgtcagggagagttgactgtcgagtgtcaccccgaggttcctggcagtcagggtaggggccaacacagagctgttgaaggtgatagtcaggtcgtgggtggggagcctttcctggaaggaatagtagctcagtcttgtcagggttgatcttcaggtggtgagcagacatccactgagagatgtcagtcagacaggcagagattcggccgccacctgtgttttggacggtggaaacgagaagatcagttgggtgtcatcagcatagctatggtaggagaagccatgcgagcgaatgacagagccgagagaatttgtgtacagagagaagaggagggacccaggacggagccttgaggaaccccagtagtgagaggacaaggatcagacacagatcctctccaagttacccggtaggtgcggtctttaaggtaggaagagaaagagcgagtgcagtgcctgagatccccagatcctgaagagaagagatcaggatctggtggttcacggtgtcaaatgctgcagaaaggtcgagaaggataaggacagaggagagaggctgctctagcagtgtgaagctgctcagagacagcaaggagggcagtctctgttgagtggccggccttgaatccagactggtgagggtcaagaaggttgttactgtggagataggaggacacttggctcaagatagctcgctccagagttttggagagaaaaggaagaagagagaccggtctgtagttgctgacttcagacgggtcgagcgtgggtttcttcaggagagggttgactctcgcctccttcagagagttagggaaacagccagtttaCGATTGTTTTCCCTCACCAAGTGTAGCTGCACAtgctatttcattatttttttttgcttAGCTCTCAGTTAATTTGCAGGAGGTGGGCTTCATTGAACATGATGCACAACAAGCCCAGGAGGTAGGCCCACGTCATGGTTgtttggtcatcttttcccaccATCTACATCGTCCATCTTCCGGACATCGTTGTCAGAAACGGTAGCAGCCGGTCCATTTGTACTGTTTTTCAAAGCGGCAACTTTTGGCGTATAGTCTGCTGCGCGATTGTTGTAAATCTATTTTGGGCTGCAGGTTGTAAAGAGCTCTCGGCGACAGAGCAGCGAAGTGCAAGGGAGACGTGTTTCTGTCACAATAGGAGATGAACCAGCAATATACAGGACCAATGCAGGGCTAGATTAGATTGCACACGATGGTTTACAGTATGAGGTCCTGTAAACCATCGTGTGCAGAGGATCATTTTCCCTCTTCTGATATTTGCATTGGAAATGGTTTAACTTGGTCTAGTTGCTTCTGTTACAAAATCCCAAGCGCCTCTCGTTGCAGGTGAACAAGATACACAACATACGTCAGTTATGACTTCACCAAATGTTGACTGAGCAAACAACAATGAAACCATCACTTTGAGATGATTATGGGGCTGGGTTTGGTCCTCTGTCGAGTCAGTTTGTTCAGAATGAGAACAACACATCTTCAACTTTGCCTTCATTTTGATCTCGACGACGTGGCTGTGTAGTTGTGAAATCCTGTCTTTCAGCCTGGATTATGTGTTTAGAATATTAGCTCATGGCTGGATTGAGAGACGGCTGGTCCACTTCCCGAGTCGGTAACTGTCGTCAGATCATTATATAGTCCTCCGTGTGTTAAACTTGCTTTGTACTACAGGCCACATGACCACATTTTGTCAGAATGGCACAAggtgaaaacaaaacacattgtttcaatcgtttctatatatatatattcctaacattccttctctctctcatcctctagAAACCTGCGCAAACTGAGTCTGTATGGGGACACCTGTGTTCTCCAGCAGGAGGGACTTCTGGACCGGTCCAACCTGCACCAAATTCACCAGGGGGACAAAAAGATCAATGAGTAAGCCCGAGTCAAGCAACGTATGAATCGGTGACAGTGGGTTGGATTTAATATATGTTCCTGACCAGAGAGCGCTTACTTGCGTTATGAATAAAATATACTTTATCCGGGTAACAAACACGAAGGGACAAGAAaatatcttttatttctttgaaaTATTCTGTGAACGTTTGTGTGACAGAGTACTATTCACAAGATGGCGCTGCATTGGTTGGATTTTAAAGCGGCATGGACGGCTTGTCTATGTCCAGTCGGCGGGCGCTCAGCATCTCCAGCATCAACACACAACATCTAACGCACTCGCTGGGTGTGACCGGCTGTCCCTCGCCCGACTGTTAAGCTGCTGTATGAATGAATAATGTAAGGATCACAGtctctgaggagggagggatcaTTCACCGACTGAGACCGGCAAATAATCATGTGATGATTTTAAAATAATCATGTGTGCCAACATGCTCATTAACAAAAGAGATGGGGGGCGTATTTGGTTTTAGTTTTGGTCGTTATGTTCCTATAGAAAGATGCGCAGCCTGCCTGATGTTCAGCAAACGAGATGCGCTGCTCGGTTGGGGAGCAGCGGCTCTCGTGCGTAGAGGAGTCCCATGTTGCGTTCCACCCATTAATGGCGTTAACAtcatttcctttttaaataataagttTACGGCCATCACAAAGTAGCGCTGTTGTCATCTTCCTTGGTGAAATGAAGCGTGGCTTTGGTCCGCTTCTTCGTCTTCGCTGTGCTTCCTCTAAGGTTTGTCATCGAATTCTGGCACAATTCATCCTCgcaatgaaatataaatgtgtacttgacaaagaaatgtaaaaacctCCAACacgtgttttaatgttttaattcatAACAAAAAGAAACGATTAACAATGTGTAAAGCACTGAAAAggctaaacaaaaaaatatattaaacagtGCAAAGTGTAATGGCACCGTGTATAAATTACTACAAATCGTTATAAttactgaataaaaaaataattaggaTCAATgcttatttagattttttccaATAAATATTGTGTAAAGAGATTCAAAGTTTCCGGCAGTGTCCATGCAGAGCTGGTTGTCATGGCGCACGCGTTCTTACAACACATGACTTTCAGAAAAGCACGCCAGCGCAGAAGAAAGAAATCGGGGCCTCGATCCCGATGGATTGCACAAGCTGCATCGTTTCTAAATCTCTAAATCGCTCAACTGGAACATTTTCCAATCTGCGGCCAAATCCGAAAGTTATGTTGACGTTAATCTCCCCGAAATCAGGCGAACTGACCTTGTTGATGTCGTCGGGATTAACTCCTCATGAATTTGGAGACAATAAGCTTTGTTACGAGTAATGTTACTTCCTTTATGTGGAACTATTATGTATGAATATCATGTATGCGTGTCAGAATGCTCCATTTGGGGACTCCTTTCAACCTACACAGCCCATTGATCCAGATTGTTGAGTATTTCGATGCCTTTTCCTTTTGCTACTCCAGTATTTCTCATTCATGGAAACCAGCGTGTATTCTTCTTGGTGGTCAGCATGATATAAAAATGCTTTGTCGACTCAAACCGTCTGCGTTTGAAGAACCGGCCTGGATGACGTCAGATTGTTTTTGTGAATTTGATCATTAGCTCCATAAAATGTGTTTCAATATAATTGGTCAGATTACGTAGTCTGTGGTTGTGTTTACTCGTCATCGCTCAGTTTAGTATGGTGAAATGTTCCGTCAGGTTGCACAAGTCCAGTGTTTTTCTGTTTCACATCTTTATCTTAGTACAAACATATCTAGTTTTTCTCCTTTCTTCACACATACGGTTAATTCTTGGGATGAAGTTTGTCTTCGATTGGATTTGAACTGGCAGACAGCGCTCTCACGATGTcttaagcgacttcgggtactaagagaagcgctatataagacaggattattattaaatgttgcGCCGGTGATTTGACGTGATGCTGACCTTCCGCTGTGCTCTGCAGAATCCAGCAGCTGTTCATGGAGCTGCTGTCTCACGGCAGGCAGCTCCGGTGGCTGTCCTGTAGCTTCATGCTGGGTCTGGTGACCCCCAGCTCCTTAGCCTGCCTATCAAATCCTTCAGCGGAGACCCTGCAGCACCTCAGTTTACTGGACCACCAGCTGGGTATGTGTCGGGGTGATTCTTCTGTGTGTCACCGTTCAATTGCGGTTCCATGCAATACGATGGTATATTATACCGTTGTTATATTATGTCTTGTTCAACCTTCCACTCAGGTCCCCTCATCTCGCCGTCAGAGTTGAATCGTCTATCTAATCTTAATTCTTTGGCCGTGGATTTCGCTGATTTGACATCTGAGCTCTGCGCTCTGCTGGCGTCTCCTCAGCGGACGCCGCTGCATCGCCTCTCGCTGCTGCTCAACGGCGCCGCCCTGGAATTCAAACCGCTGGAAGGGACCGCTACCGAGGACGATTGGAAAGCAATGGTAATGCCACACGCGCGTATCTTTGTTTCTCTGTCTCCgagccaggggggggggaagattcCCGGCCAGCGTTTTGCTCCATTTGGTTAAGTTTACCCGATCCTCCCACAGATCCGCGTGAGTGCCAACCTGCGCGTGTACATCATGGCCCTGGAGGTCGACAGCTCGGAGCTCGTCAGGGTCCTGAAGCCCAGCCTCCCGCTGGAGCGCCTCCACCTCGACAGTTACAGCTCGCTGGTGACCGACGGCATGCTGGAGCTCATATCTCAGCAGTACAACAAAACGCTGactcacttcctgctcctgagggACGACCCCGACTTCCCCGACCTCAGCGTCAACCGGAACGAAGACCCGCTCGTCCTCTTTTCATGGAGGTGCACTCAGCTGGCCGTACTTGTGATACATGGTGAGCGCAGATTGTTGGTTTGGGAATTCTGGTGTGTGCCGGGTCAACTTTGTGGCGGCAGAAACACGTGGTTGTCTTGGTTACAGGTATTCTATAAATCGACTCAGGCGTGGATGCAGTGATCTGAACAGCTTTAGACTTGACTATCGGCTGAAAGCCAAGAGAAACTATAATAACTTTAAATGGACTCAAGATGGGGGATGATGACCATAGGAGGGAATACCATGTAAAAAATCTTGTGtgcatattatacatatatatatatatatgagagctGTTAATGTACTTCAGTTTGGCGCCAAAGAAAGCACAACAAGGTGAATATAGATCATCAGGTGTGGTGGCGACGCAGACTGTGTATACGAGGAATGATTCGTCAATACTCTTAGCCGGTCACCTCGCTGGTCTCTGGAACAGCTGTGCCCGTCACAGTTAAACGAGATAACGTAAAGCTTTGCCTCGCGTCCCGATGGTTCAACGCTCGTATAAACCACAAACCGGCACCCAAAGACAGACGGGTGATGACCTTCCCTCAGCTCCGTGTCCTGTAATAATtccagaaataaaataaaaatatggttTTGTGCTGCGGGGACTTCACGAACTGACGCAGTTTGTGGGGAGCAGATCTGGCCACACGTTCATTAACACATCAATGCAGACTGATTTAGGCCCTCTGGCTTTAAGCACAGTAGATTATCTGAAATAGATTATCTACATTTTCATAATTGCAGCAAAGTCTTTAGTTGATGCATTTAATGTCTTTATAATTAAGACCAATTATAGAACAACTTCTTTTTATGGTGTCAAACTGAcccctttgttgttttttaaagcctTCATTAAGTCTTTTTGCGAGATCTGTACATTTATTGTTATTCATTTTTTCCTCAACCTTGGATTTAATGTCCCCTCCCGGGCTGCATTGTCAGTTTCTGACCTGGTGGTCCAATATTCACCCTCCTTTTAACTCCATTTGTCTCAACCGAGAGAAGAAGACTAAATATTAACTATGCTAAACTCTATGTTGCCGAGTTCGTCTCTGCCTCTGTCTGTCTGGTGCAGATCACACGGCTGGATTACTTTCCACTGAAAACCGCTTCCTGCTGCTTGCAGAGTTCGGTGGTTATAATCTGTGTGTTTGCCAATGTGAGAACTCTTTTACACTAAGGACACTGAATCTCTCACACCAAGACATTTGCTTATTTCCAAGCGCATGGTTTAAAATACTGCACACCAGCTGGTGTGGAAGCTGCCGTGGTTCAGTCGCTGCCTTCAACCGCCAGCGACTGGCTTTGTGTTTGAAGTATTTACAGACTGTGAAAACGCAACCAGCATATCATCATAATCATACACCGTGTCAGGGTTTGTACCCCAATGTAACGTGGAGCGTGAAGCTGTGGAGCACAGTCGTTGATACTAAATATTTGCGAGATTGAAcaactgtctctctgtctctctctct of the Pseudoliparis swirei isolate HS2019 ecotype Mariana Trench chromosome 11, NWPU_hadal_v1, whole genome shotgun sequence genome contains:
- the LOC130201361 gene encoding F-box only protein 33, translated to MALCGGVGAMALPSELIVHIFSFLSDRDKLRASTVCSRWRECLFYPALWTELKLRIGGGSSSEETPKLEFVMRKFGSFVSELQLELAPVEGYLSPLNSDPSSTRMDQPDSDPQLSERWRDAMATYLDQVLCVFSGIRNNRNLRKLSLYGDTCVLQQEGLLDRSNLHQIHQGDKKINEIQQLFMELLSHGRQLRWLSCSFMLGLVTPSSLACLSNPSAETLQHLSLLDHQLGPLISPSELNRLSNLNSLAVDFADLTSELCALLASPQRTPLHRLSLLLNGAALEFKPLEGTATEDDWKAMIRVSANLRVYIMALEVDSSELVRVLKPSLPLERLHLDSYSSLVTDGMLELISQQYNKTLTHFLLLRDDPDFPDLSVNRNEDPLVLFSWRCTQLAVLVIHGYTVWSHNLVAISRLRGSSLRTLTVSEESIDFDPDQSVSIEGDPVHNLVKEVSLGLGRVWHPCLDSSLVLSEPTQHFHRELHAFSIGM